One region of Populus trichocarpa isolate Nisqually-1 chromosome 4, P.trichocarpa_v4.1, whole genome shotgun sequence genomic DNA includes:
- the LOC112326050 gene encoding uncharacterized protein LOC112326050, translating to MVVSPICPKTSFHARSNSLPSRPHPIISEFDEHISRVRDSQATSTSFSSSIGHKLSSLQDVYDSVDKFLQLPLTQQGLAGEHNQKCTDEILDGSLRLLDVCNSAKDALLQSKEYIRELQSVIRRRQGGHDSEIRKYIASRKVVKKKIKKALKNLKGIENKCTFSSEDPEIVTRIGMLREVESISLAVFESLLSFISEPKSQAKKSGWSLVSKLIHHQRIACEEEEKNVNEFAMADAALESLISCTTDKMMNVQKKLSSLELCIEDLENGIEGLYRRMIKTRASFLNIFI from the coding sequence atggttgTCTCTCCAATCTGTCCCAAAACCAGCTTCCATGCTCGATCCAACAGTCTACCCTCTAGACCACACCCAATTATTTCAGAATTTGATGAGCATATTAGCCGAGTAAGAGATTCACAGGCTACCTCtacatcattttcatcatcgATAGGCCACAAACTAAGTAGCCTTCAGGATGTGTATGATTCTGTTGATAAATTCCTACAGCTGCCACTTACACAACAAGGATTAGCAGGAGAACACAATCAGAAATGTACTGATGAGATCCTAGATGGATCTCTCAGGCTCTTGGACGTGTGCAACTCTGCCAAAGATGCACTgttgcaatcaaaagaatacatCCGCGAGCTTCAATCGGTTATTCGCAGAAGACAAGGAGGTCATGATAGCGAGATCAGGAAATATATAGCATCCAGGAAAGtagtaaagaagaaaataaaaaaggcctTGAAGAACTTGAAGGGCATTGAAAACAAGTGCACCTTCTCTAGTGAAGACCCTGAGATTGTTACCAGGATTGGCATGTTAAGAGAGGTTGAGTCCATCAGTCTCGCCGTGTTCGAATCATTGCTGTCATTCATTTCTGAACCAAAGTCACAAGCAAAGAAAAGCGGGTGGTCATTGGTTTCCAAGTTGATACACCACCAAAGAATAGCATgcgaggaagaagaaaaaaatgtgaatgAATTTGCAATGGCTGATGCTGCATTGGAATCTCTTATCAGTTGCACAACAGATAAGATGATGAATGTGCAAAAGAAGCTAAGCAGCTTGGAGTTGTGCATTGAAGATCTTGAAAATGGAATTGAAGGCCTCTACAGGCGCATGATCAAAACTAGAGCCTCCTTTCTCAACATTTTCATTTAG
- the LOC7470439 gene encoding uncharacterized protein LOC7470439, with protein sequence MAASSNHKNSFHARSNSLPSRENPIITQLDEHLCRLRASEDASTSSSFSGKLSRLQDLHDCVSKVLLLPLTQQAIAQENNEKWVDELLDGSLQVLDLCNTAKDSLLQTKECMHELQSILRRRGYGEIGLTNEVKKYLASRKVVRRAIHKALKVMQNKCTFATFNGDHETTTMFNMLKEAQTTSLNVTESLLFFVSGPKTKSVGWSLVSKLVHHKTVASADQTDRNEFAEMDAALIGLVEHRTSKSDNIKVVQSQLENLELCIQDLEEGLECLFRHLIKTRVSLLNILNH encoded by the coding sequence ATGGCTGCTTCTTCTAACCACAAAAACAGCTTCCATGCTCGCTCCAACAGTTTGCCCTCTAGAGAAAACCCAATCATCACCCAACTTGATGAGCATTTGTGCAGATTGAGGGCTTCTGAAGATGCCTCTACGTCATCATCCTTCAGCGGCAAACTAAGTAGACTTCAGGATTTGCATGACTGTGTCAGCAAGGTGCTTTTGTTACCACTCACCCAACAAGCCATAGCCCAAGAGAACAATGAGAAATGGGTTGATGAGCTATTGGATGGATCTCTTCAGGTCCTGGATTTGTGTAATACTGCAAAGGATTCCTTGTTGCAAACAAAAGAATGCATGCACGAGCTTCAATCCATTTTACGCAGAAGAGGTTACGGTGAAATTGGTCTCACAAATGAGGTTAAGAAATACTTAGCCTCTAGGAAGGTAGTGAGAAGGGCAATTCACAAGGCCTTGAAGGTTATGCAAAACAAATGCACCTTCGCCACCTTTAATGGAGACCATGAAACCACAACCATGTTTAACATGTTAAAGGAGGCTCAAACAACCTCTCTTAATGTAACGGAATCCTTGCTCTTCTTCGTCTCCGGACCAAAGACGAAGTCTGTTGGTTGGTCATTAGTCTCCAAGCTGGTGCACCACAAAACAGTAGCCTCCGCGGATCAAACTGATAGAAATGAGTTTGCTGAAATGGATGCCGCATTGATAGGATTGGTAGAACACAGGACAAGCAAATCTGATAACATCAAGGTTGTGCAAAGCCAACTGGAGAACTTAGAGTTGTGCATTCAAGATCTCGAAGAAGGTCTCGAGTGCCTCTTCAGGCATTTGATCAAAACTAGAGTCTCCCTTCTCAACATCCTAAATCACTAG
- the LOC7470440 gene encoding serine/threonine-protein kinase BSK1: MGCCSSSFLSETHPEKDHKKTHQQQPPRNPSGSAVLDPATGVPSFCEFSFSDLKTATNNFSSDNIVSESGEKAPNLVYKGRLQNRRWIAVKKFTKMAWPDPKQFAEEAWGVGKLRHKKLANLIGYCCDGDERLLVAEYMPNDTLAKHLFHWENQTIEWAMRLRVALYIAEALDYCSSEGRPLYHDLNAYRVLFDEDGDPRLSCFGLMKNSRDGKSYSTNLAYTPPEYLRNGRVTPESVIYSFGTVLLDLLSGKHIPPSRAIDMIRGKNIILLMDSHLEGNFSTEEATLVVGLASQCLQYEPRERPSTKDLVTTLAPLQTKPDVPSYVMLGISKHEEAPATPQRPLSPMGEACSRMDLTAIHQILVMTHYKDDEGTNELSFQEWTQQMRDMLESRKRGDFAFRDKDFKTAIDCYSQFIDVGTMVSPTVFARRSLCYLLCDQPDAALRDAMQAQCVYPDWPTAFYMQSVALAKLDMHNDAADMLNEAAALEEKKQRGGKGS; this comes from the exons ATGGGTTGttgttcttcttcatttttatctGAAACACATCCAGAAAAAGACcataaaaaaacccatcaacaaCAACCACCTCGCAATCCATCAGGTTCTGCTGTACTTGACCCTGCAACAGGAGTCCCTTCTTTCTGTGAATTCTCTTTCTCTGACCTCAAAACAGCTACCAATAACTTCAGTTCTGATAACATAGTCTCTGAAAGTGGTGAAAAGGCACCTAATCTTGTCTACAAAGGTCGACTTCAAAACAGGAGGTGGATCGCTGTTAAGAAGTTTACTAAGATGGCTTGGCCTGATCCTAAACAGTTTGCG GAGGAGGCATGGGGGGTGGGGAAGTTGAGGCATAAAAAGCTGGCTAATTTGATAGGGTATTGCTGTGATGGAGATGAGAGGCTGCTTGTTGCTGAGTACATGCCTAATGATACTCTAGCTAAGCATTTATTCCATT GGGAAAATCAAACCATTGAATGGGCAATGCGTTTAAGAGTAGCCCTCTACATTGCTGAAGCCTTAGATTACTGTAGTTCTGAGGGTCGTCCATTATACCATGACTTGAATGCCTATAGGGTTCTCTTTGATGAG GATGGTGATCCACGCCTTTCATGTTTTGGCTTGATGAAAAATAGCAGAGATGGGAAAAGTTACAGTACAAATCTTGCTTACACTCCTCCAGAGTATCTAAGAAATG GAAGGGTCACACCTGAAAGTGTTATTTACAGCTTTGGTACTGTTCTTCTGGATTTGCTAAGTGGAAAGCATATCCCTCCAAGTCGT GCTATTGATATGATAAGGGGCAAAAACATCATTCTCTTGATGGATTCACATTTGGAGGGAAACTTTTCTACAGAAGAAGCAACTTTGGTTGTTGGGCTTGCCTCCCAGTGTTTGCAATATGAACCTAGGGAGCGGCCCAGTACGAAGGACCTCGTTACAACACTAGCTCCACTGCAAACAAAACCTGAT GTTCCATCTTATGTTATGCTCGGAATATCAAAGCATGAGGAAGCCCCAGCAACTCCTCAGCGCCCCCTCTCCCCAATGGGGGAGGCCTGTTCACGGATGGACCTAACAGCAATTCATCAGATCTTGGTTATGACGCACTACAAAGATGACGAGGGAACAAATGAG TTATCTTTCCAAGAGTGGACGCAACAGATGAGAGATATGTTGGAATCGAGAAAGCGAGGGGACTTTGCATTCCGCGACAAAGATTTTAAAACTGCCATTGACTGTTATTCCCAG TTCATAGACGTAGGAACCATGGTTTCCCCAACTGTTTTTGCTCGGCGTAGTCTTTGTTATCTCTTGTGTGATCAACCAGATGCCGCTCTTCGAGATGCAATGCAAGCACAATGTGTTTATCCAGATTGGCCTACAGCCTTCTACATGCAGTCAGTTGCCCTTGCTAAACTTGACATGCACAATGATGCCGCGGATATGTTGAATGAAGCTGCTGCATTAgaagaaaagaagcaaagaGGTGGAAAAGGATCATGA
- the LOC18097945 gene encoding protein ROLLING AND ERECT LEAF 2 — MGCTSSKLEDLPAVALCRDRCAFLDEAIHQRYALAEAHVAYIQSLKRIGNSLYVFIEKENFTAGGGGRPMSPKLNLPPNKKSEDLKVVGSSSPKKGHHLSHSSSGSHLHFHSDGDDEDDDDVLHLHRSDNSSPLHGHGEGSGGDDGGGGHIPYMSSDYMNMDQDSYPGGGGTFFHTNYMKNKGATPSVIYEQRPVSSETVHFGESSSPAYYNNYSNSGYAMSNSNPYGYSGYPNYGGGGGGYNGSQNQYGSSSSQPPPEVPSSSKPPPPPPPPPPPGASAWDFLNLFEGYDRNYPQYTPSRDSKELREEEGIPDLEDEDYQHEFVKEVHVDKKYMDGAKKFSQSPVMDDGDGKVEGDTEASASLYQTRPSVATEEDRVAYEVHVVDKKIVDNERSEQRSNAGFKGRGGGPLEVAVEIKIQFERASECGNEIAKMLEVGKLPYQRKHAVSKMLRVTPPLSVVSSQPSTSGSAVAGPPSLEIDEELMVRSKNLSSTLQKLYLWEKKLYQEVKVEEKMRVAHEKKCRKLKRLDERGAEVDKVDATRTLIRSLSTKIRIAIQVVDKISVTINKIRDEELWPQLNELIQGLTRMWKSMLECHHIQCQAIREARGLGPLGSGEKPSDDHLDVTLQLGHELLSWTSSFSSWIGAQRGYVRALNNWLVKCLLYEPEETPDGIVPFSPGRMGAPPVFVICNQWAQAMDRISGKEVINAMRIFTTSVFQLREHDKLEMRQRLVTDKDLERKVRNLDREDQKIQKEIQALDKKIVLVAGDGNSLSVTGNIVYQSDTSNSSLQGSLQCIFEAMERFMADSMKAYEELLQRSEEERRA, encoded by the exons ATGGGCTGTACAAGTTCGAAACTAGAAGATCTACCAGCCGTTGCGCTTTGCCGTGACCGTTGCGCTTTTCTCGACGAAGCTATTCACCAGCGGTATGCTTTAGCAGAAGCTCACGTGGCTTACATCCAGTCGTTAAAAAGAATTGGTAATTcgttatatgtttttattgagaaggaaaattttaCCGCCGGCGGCGGCGGCCGTCCGATGTCTCCTAAGCTGAATTTACCTCCgaataaaaaaagtgaagatTTAAAGGTTGTTGGATCGAGTTCGCCGAAGAAAGgtcatcatctttctcattcCAGTTCGGGCTCTCATCTTCATTTTCACTCGGATGGTGATGATGAAGACGATGATGATGTCTTACATCTTCATCGTTCTGATAACTCCTCTCCGTTGCATGGTCACGGCGAGGGGAgtggtggtgatgatggtgGAGGTGGTCATATTCCGTATATGAGCTCGGATTATATGAATATGGATCAAGATTCATATCCAGGCGGCGGCGGAACGTTTTTTCATACGAATTATATGAAGAATAAAGGCGCTACTCCGTCTGTTATTTACGAGCAAAGGCCAGTGAGTTCCGAGACTGTTCATTTTGGTGAATCTTCGTCGCCTgcttattataataattattcaaataGCGGTTATGCAATGAGTAATTCGAACCCTTATGGTTATTCTGGATATCCAAATTATGGTGGTGGGGGTGGTGGTTATAACGGGTCTCAGAATCAGTATGGATCTTCTTCATCTCAACCGCCTCCGGAGGTGCCTTCATCGTCTAAGccgccacctcctcctcctcctcctcctcctccaggagCTTCAGCTTGGGATTTCTTGAATCTGTTCGAGGGCTATGATAGGAATTATCCACAGTACACGCCGAGTAGGGACTCCAAGGAGTTGAGAGAAGAGGAGGGGATTCCGGATTTGGAAGATGAGGATTACCAACATGAGTTTGTGAAGGAAGTTCACgtggataaaaaatatatggatgGGGCTAAAAAATTTTCACAGTCGCCGGTAATGGATGATGGGGATGGTAAAGTTGAAGGTGATACTGAGGCTTCTGCTTCGCTTTATCAAACTAGGCCGAGTGTGGCTACTGAGGAAGATAGAGTGGCGTATGAGGTTCATGTGGTAGATAAGAAAATTGTTGATAATGAGAGGTCTGAGCAGCGAAGCAATGCTGGATTTAAGGGCCGAGGAGGTGGACCACTGGAAGTGGCTGTGGAAATTAAGATTCAGTTTGAGAGAGCTTCAGAGTGTGGTAATGAGATTGCGAAGATGCTTGAAGTCGGAAAGCTCCCATATCAGCGCAAACATG CTGTTTCCAAGATGTTGCGAGTTACTCCTCCATTATCTGTAGTATCTTCACAGCCGTCTACTTCTGGAAGTGCTGTGGCTGGTCCCCCTTCCTTGGAGATTGATGAAGAATTGATGGTGAGATCGAAAAATCTTTCTTCTACCTTACAAAAGCTATATCTTTGGGAGAAGAAACTCTATCAAGAAGTTAAG GTTGAGGAGAAAATGCGGGTGGCTCATGAGAAAAAGTGTCGTAAGCTGAAGCGTTTAGATGAGAGGGGTGCTGAAGTCGATAAAGTTGATGCAACTCGAACTTTAATCAGGAgtttatcaacaaaaataaggATAGCAATTCAAGTCGTAGACAAGATATCGGTTACCATAAACAAGATTAGGGATGAAGAGCTATGGCCTCAACTAAATGAATTGATTCAAGG GTTAACCAGAATGTGGAAGAGTATGCTTGAATGTCATCATATTCAGTGCCAAGCAATTAGAGAAGCCAGAGGCTTAGGTCCCCTTGGATCAGGTGAAAAGCCCAGTGATGATCATCTAGATGTCACACTGCAGCTGGGGCATGAGCTTCTTAGTTGGACTTCTAGTTTCTCTAGTTGGATTGGTGCCCAGAGAGGTTATGTGAGAGCCTTGAATAACTGGCTTGTTAAGTGTCTTTTATATGAACCAGAAGAAACACCAGATGGCATAGTTCCTTTCTCGCCTGGTAGGATGGGTGCGCCCCCGGTGTTTGTTATTTGTAATCAGTGGGCACAAGCTATGGATAGAATATCTGGGAAGGAAGTAATCAACGCCATGCGTATTTTTACGACGAGTGTTTTTCAACTTCGGGAGCATGACAAACTAGAAATGCGTCAGAGATTGGTGACAGACAAGGATTTGGAGAGAAAAGTCAGAAACTTAGATAGAGAAGATCAGAAGATACAAAAGGAGATTCAGGCATTAGACAAGAAAATAGTCCTGGTTGCTGGGGATGGTAATAGTCTGTCAGTAACTGGAAACATTGTATATCAAAGTGACACTAGTAATAGTAGTCTACAGGGGAGCCTACAATGCATTTTTGAAGCCATGGAAAGATTCATGGCTGATTCAATGAAGGCTTATGAGGAGCTGTTGCAACGTAGTGAAGAAGAAAGGCGTGCTTGA